The Fervidibacillus albus genome contains a region encoding:
- a CDS encoding Lon protease family protein encodes MADKEKEMNGEKYRIPASLLRSECDEHIFPFERSSELPTYTDEMIGQKRAVDAMEFGLNVEQSGYNLFVAGPIGTGKLTFTKTSVSQLAQKQSVPEDWCYVYNFENPDNPTAISLPAGMGMDFQQQIHRLLKTIEQEIIQIFSNDDFEKRKRKIIEEYEKQGKAYWNELEKFATNLSFKVERTETGIQSYPIVDGQPLGTNEFNELTDQEKNEIAEKGKRVQEKIRETVSFIHKIEDKVRKSIDLFAKQSVSYAIEGFFTPLYEKYADFPKVIEYLKHYFQDVVEHFTLFIDENEGVDSSVPALFGKGKKVELTRYTVHLFINNKQLSGAPVIYETNPTFQNLFGKIEYKGALGSYVTDFTQIKPGALHRANGGYLILQATELLQQPNSWSMLKRMLQMKRVQIENPFEDRLVFPTSSMKPEPIPLKVKVILIGSYTIYELLATYDDEFHKLFKVKVEFDTEMDKTKENELKMANFVKKFAERERLLPFHRRAIAKIVDYSSRLVDDQGKLSTRFQEITNILVESNYWAKKLGATSVDDTHVYKALKEKKARNNRIAEKFLEMIRNGTIMVEVTGERIGQINGLAVMGTRDYMFGIPSKITAQTYVGRSGIVNIERETALSGQIHHKGLLILTGYLSGTFAKNRPLPLSASITFEQTYSIVDGDSASSTELYVLLSSLANIPIKQGIAVTGSVNQWGEVQPIGGVNEKIEGFYNVCKEKGLTGEQGVIIPKQNTKNLMLDEEVVEAVKLGKFHIWAVENIAEGIEILTGIQAGNIPNGKGEFPEGTVFHRVQKRIDEMYAYFEKNERKTSDEQKRIGRVEV; translated from the coding sequence ATGGCGGACAAAGAAAAGGAAATGAACGGGGAAAAATATCGGATTCCCGCGTCTTTACTTCGGTCAGAATGTGATGAACATATTTTTCCCTTTGAACGATCTTCAGAATTACCGACTTATACCGATGAAATGATTGGTCAAAAACGGGCAGTCGATGCGATGGAATTCGGTTTAAATGTGGAACAATCTGGATACAATTTGTTCGTCGCCGGTCCGATTGGAACGGGAAAATTGACTTTTACAAAGACGAGCGTTTCCCAATTGGCACAAAAACAATCGGTTCCGGAAGATTGGTGTTACGTCTATAATTTTGAAAACCCTGATAACCCGACGGCCATATCATTACCGGCTGGAATGGGGATGGACTTTCAACAACAAATTCATCGTTTGTTGAAAACAATCGAGCAAGAAATTATCCAAATTTTTTCCAATGATGATTTTGAAAAGCGAAAAAGAAAGATTATTGAGGAATATGAAAAGCAAGGAAAGGCATATTGGAATGAATTGGAAAAATTCGCCACAAATCTTTCCTTTAAAGTCGAACGAACAGAGACGGGAATCCAATCGTATCCGATCGTTGATGGACAACCCCTCGGCACAAATGAATTCAACGAGTTAACGGATCAAGAAAAAAACGAGATTGCCGAAAAAGGAAAGCGGGTGCAGGAAAAGATTCGGGAGACGGTATCCTTCATTCATAAAATCGAGGATAAAGTGAGAAAGAGCATCGATTTGTTCGCGAAACAATCGGTATCCTATGCGATCGAAGGATTTTTCACGCCACTGTATGAAAAATACGCCGACTTTCCGAAGGTGATCGAATATTTGAAGCATTATTTTCAAGACGTCGTTGAACATTTTACCCTTTTTATCGATGAAAATGAAGGCGTCGATTCGTCCGTTCCAGCGCTTTTCGGGAAGGGGAAAAAGGTGGAATTAACCCGATATACTGTTCATTTGTTCATCAATAATAAACAATTGTCAGGTGCCCCAGTCATTTATGAAACGAATCCCACATTTCAAAATTTATTCGGAAAAATTGAATATAAAGGCGCCCTTGGAAGTTACGTTACTGATTTTACACAAATTAAACCCGGTGCGCTCCATCGTGCCAATGGGGGATATTTGATTTTGCAAGCGACGGAATTATTGCAACAACCGAATTCTTGGTCGATGTTAAAACGAATGTTACAGATGAAAAGGGTACAAATCGAAAATCCCTTTGAAGATCGCCTCGTATTTCCGACAAGTAGTATGAAACCGGAACCCATTCCACTTAAAGTGAAAGTAATATTAATCGGGTCGTATACGATTTACGAGCTATTGGCGACGTATGATGATGAATTTCATAAGTTGTTTAAGGTGAAAGTGGAATTCGATACGGAGATGGATAAAACGAAAGAAAACGAATTAAAAATGGCCAATTTCGTGAAAAAATTTGCCGAACGCGAACGGTTACTCCCATTTCATCGACGGGCGATTGCAAAAATTGTCGACTACAGCTCCCGTTTGGTCGATGATCAAGGGAAACTATCGACCCGTTTCCAAGAGATTACAAACATTCTCGTCGAGTCTAATTATTGGGCAAAGAAACTCGGGGCTACAAGCGTTGACGATACCCATGTGTATAAAGCGTTGAAGGAAAAAAAAGCTCGTAATAATCGCATTGCTGAAAAATTTTTGGAAATGATTCGAAATGGGACGATTATGGTGGAAGTGACTGGTGAGAGGATTGGACAAATCAATGGTCTTGCCGTTATGGGAACGAGAGATTATATGTTTGGTATTCCGAGTAAAATTACTGCCCAAACATATGTTGGCAGAAGCGGTATCGTCAATATTGAAAGGGAAACGGCTTTAAGTGGACAAATTCATCATAAAGGTTTGCTCATATTAACCGGTTATTTATCCGGTACATTTGCGAAAAACCGACCGCTACCACTTTCTGCCAGCATTACCTTTGAACAAACGTACAGCATCGTTGACGGTGATAGCGCATCGAGTACGGAATTGTACGTCCTTCTTTCCTCTTTGGCGAATATTCCGATTAAACAAGGCATAGCCGTTACCGGATCGGTCAATCAATGGGGGGAAGTGCAACCGATCGGTGGTGTGAATGAAAAGATCGAAGGGTTTTATAACGTATGTAAAGAAAAGGGTTTAACCGGAGAGCAAGGGGTCATCATTCCTAAACAAAATACGAAAAACTTAATGCTCGACGAAGAAGTGGTAGAAGCGGTGAAACTAGGGAAATTTCACATTTGGGCTGTGGAAAATATCGCCGAAGGAATCGAAATATTAACGGGAATTCAGGCCGGTAATATACCGAATGGGAAGGGAGAATTCCCCGAAGGAACGGTATTTCATCGGGTACAAAAACGGATCGATGAAATGTATGCGTATTTCGAAAAAAATGAACGGAAAACGTCGGACGAACAAAAACGGATCGGACGGGTTGAAGTATAA
- a CDS encoding ribonuclease H family protein, giving the protein MGKKKYYVVWKGKKTGIFTSWDECKDYVLGVPGSKYKSFATKEEAEVAFKKDWQEHYENTPKNSQSHFSTFIKDSISVDAACSGNPGMMEYRGVYTKTGETLFHFGPILGTNNIGEFLGIVHALAYLKQKGSNLPIYSDSMTAIKWVMSKKANTSLARTKETEQVWQLIERAERWLATNRYENLIKKWETDQWGEIKADFGRK; this is encoded by the coding sequence ATGGGTAAGAAAAAATATTATGTCGTTTGGAAAGGGAAAAAAACAGGAATTTTCACATCTTGGGACGAGTGTAAAGACTACGTATTAGGTGTACCCGGTTCCAAATACAAGTCTTTCGCTACGAAGGAAGAAGCGGAGGTCGCATTCAAAAAAGATTGGCAAGAACATTACGAAAACACACCGAAAAACTCACAAAGCCATTTTTCAACGTTTATCAAAGACAGTATATCCGTTGATGCAGCTTGTAGCGGAAATCCGGGCATGATGGAATATCGGGGTGTTTATACGAAAACAGGAGAAACATTATTTCATTTCGGTCCAATTCTCGGTACGAATAATATCGGAGAATTTTTAGGCATCGTTCACGCCCTCGCATATTTAAAACAAAAGGGTTCGAATCTACCCATTTATTCCGATTCGATGACGGCGATTAAATGGGTTATGTCAAAAAAGGCGAACACGAGTTTAGCGAGGACAAAAGAAACGGAACAAGTCTGGCAATTAATTGAACGGGCGGAGCGTTGGCTTGCGACAAACCGTTATGAAAATCTGATAAAAAAATGGGAGACAGATCAATGGGGAGAGATCAAGGCAGATTTCGGACGAAAATAG
- a CDS encoding rhodanese-like domain-containing protein yields MIYVLIILGFLFFEPVYKRYVPIKGVDFRDLESVDQKEELVLLDIRDYQEAYNDPIPGAVNIPFAYLKRFYREIPPRNIHVIASNCMEKNIGVRYLKKYGFTVQSYSVKERKCRKSIVSVY; encoded by the coding sequence ATGATTTATGTTCTTATCATTTTAGGATTTCTTTTCTTCGAACCAGTGTACAAACGATACGTGCCGATCAAAGGCGTCGATTTTCGTGATCTTGAATCGGTCGATCAAAAGGAAGAACTCGTACTCCTTGACATTCGAGATTACCAAGAAGCGTATAATGATCCGATACCTGGGGCAGTCAATATCCCCTTTGCCTATTTAAAACGGTTTTATCGGGAAATTCCGCCAAGAAACATTCACGTAATTGCCTCGAACTGTATGGAAAAAAATATCGGTGTGAGGTATTTAAAAAAATACGGATTTACCGTCCAATCGTATTCTGTGAAGGAACGAAAATGCAGAAAGTCCATTGTTTCCGTGTATTAA
- a CDS encoding NUDIX hydrolase has product MHMDKLIGNLEKHIPSLLHQDQFRKYGILVPVLKKGEELHILFEVRSHNLRRQPGEICFPGGQMENTDKHPEETARRETVEELGISFEQIGQVYPLDYMIQPIEGRIIYPFVGFVTIDGELRPNKLEVADTFTVPIRYFLERTPDTFTVDFHPVPEDRFPFHLIPGGKQYPWQKRTVKEHFFYYDDYVIWGLTANILHNFLTIIRETEKNE; this is encoded by the coding sequence ATGCATATGGACAAATTGATTGGCAATTTGGAAAAACACATACCTTCCCTTTTACACCAAGATCAATTTCGAAAATACGGGATTCTCGTCCCAGTTTTGAAAAAAGGGGAAGAGTTGCATATTTTATTTGAAGTTCGTTCCCATAATCTCCGTCGTCAACCGGGTGAAATTTGTTTTCCCGGTGGTCAAATGGAAAATACCGATAAACATCCGGAGGAAACAGCACGCAGGGAAACGGTGGAAGAACTCGGCATCAGCTTCGAACAAATCGGTCAAGTTTATCCCCTCGATTATATGATTCAACCGATTGAAGGAAGAATCATTTACCCATTCGTCGGCTTTGTGACGATTGATGGTGAACTTCGACCGAACAAATTGGAAGTAGCGGATACATTTACTGTACCGATTCGTTATTTCCTCGAAAGGACTCCAGATACGTTTACCGTCGATTTCCATCCGGTTCCAGAAGATCGATTTCCGTTCCATCTCATTCCGGGTGGAAAACAGTATCCTTGGCAAAAACGAACCGTTAAAGAGCATTTTTTTTATTACGATGATTATGTTATCTGGGGACTTACCGCAAATATTTTACACAATTTCCTCACGATTATTCGGGAAACTGAAAAAAACGAATAA
- a CDS encoding glycosyltransferase family 2 protein produces MVEGVRLGFIILQMLLLFFWMYWLLISLFGFGKAKRLPMHPPKKRFLILVPAHNEEKVIGNLVDNLLNLDYPKSLYDVVVIADNCTDKTAEFSRSFGAKVIIHKSKPGELRGKPYGIKYALDMIGNDLTKKYDGVAIFDADNLVSLNYLKEMNNHLIQGDQLIQCYLDTKNPQDNWVTLSYATTYYYMNRSWQLAKSRLGLGNAIGGTGFCVDSKLLKEIGWTARSLTEDLEFTMQCLLQGVPAKWSHYAVVYDEKPESFWASCIQRLRWARGHWDVCFKYAPKLLWRSIRKLDILAFDGMIYLINPGKIVLNALTGVLLLFITYFDAKWFTPIFPRELWIVMFLFQFLYIAYSIIVDSKQKINKVRAFLSLSIFNFSYIPLFVWALLTKGNKHWKRTDHSKNIGIEDLPMVVAKQEKE; encoded by the coding sequence ATGGTGGAAGGGGTTCGTCTAGGTTTTATCATTCTTCAAATGTTATTGTTATTTTTTTGGATGTACTGGCTCTTGATTAGTTTGTTCGGTTTCGGAAAGGCTAAGCGTTTACCAATGCATCCTCCGAAAAAACGATTTTTAATTCTCGTTCCTGCCCATAACGAAGAAAAAGTGATCGGAAATTTAGTGGATAACTTATTGAATTTAGATTATCCAAAAAGCTTGTACGATGTTGTCGTTATTGCAGATAATTGTACAGACAAAACAGCGGAATTTAGTCGGTCTTTTGGAGCTAAAGTAATTATTCATAAAAGTAAACCGGGAGAGCTCAGGGGAAAACCGTACGGAATTAAATACGCGTTGGATATGATTGGGAACGATTTAACAAAGAAATATGATGGTGTTGCGATTTTCGATGCGGATAATCTCGTTTCCCTCAATTATTTAAAGGAAATGAATAATCATTTAATTCAAGGAGATCAATTAATTCAATGTTATTTGGATACGAAAAACCCGCAAGATAATTGGGTGACTTTAAGCTATGCAACAACATACTACTACATGAACCGTTCTTGGCAATTGGCCAAATCCCGTCTAGGGTTAGGAAATGCAATCGGTGGTACCGGATTTTGTGTCGATTCTAAATTGTTAAAGGAAATTGGTTGGACTGCCCGTTCCTTAACCGAAGATTTGGAATTTACGATGCAATGTTTATTACAGGGGGTTCCTGCGAAATGGAGCCATTATGCGGTCGTATATGATGAGAAACCAGAAAGCTTTTGGGCGTCATGCATTCAGCGACTTCGTTGGGCAAGGGGACATTGGGACGTTTGTTTTAAATACGCACCGAAACTCCTATGGCGGAGTATCCGGAAATTGGATATTTTAGCATTCGATGGAATGATTTATTTGATTAATCCAGGAAAAATTGTTTTAAATGCTTTGACGGGTGTGCTCCTTTTATTCATTACTTATTTCGATGCCAAATGGTTTACGCCCATTTTCCCACGGGAGCTTTGGATCGTCATGTTTCTTTTTCAATTTTTATATATCGCCTATTCGATTATTGTCGATTCAAAGCAAAAGATTAATAAAGTACGCGCCTTCCTCTCCCTATCCATTTTTAATTTCAGTTACATTCCTTTATTTGTTTGGGCTTTACTAACGAAGGGGAATAAGCATTGGAAGCGAACAGATCATTCAAAAAATATCGGCATTGAAGATCTTCCAATGGTTGTGGCAAAACAAGAAAAAGAATAG
- a CDS encoding YgaP family membrane protein — translation MKANVGTVDRMIRIIIGLVLLSLLYFIEGNWKWIGFIGIVPIVTAFVKFCPLYTLFGISTCPVKNK, via the coding sequence ATGAAAGCAAATGTTGGAACTGTTGATCGGATGATTCGAATTATTATTGGACTTGTATTGCTATCATTGTTGTATTTTATTGAAGGAAATTGGAAATGGATTGGTTTCATTGGTATTGTTCCGATTGTAACGGCCTTCGTTAAATTTTGTCCGTTGTATACGTTATTTGGAATCAGTACTTGTCCGGTAAAAAACAAATAA
- a CDS encoding ABC transporter ATP-binding protein, translated as MVGKRLYNYALQFKGMIIAALLMLSIAVAADVIGPLVAKQLIDHHILGIEDYWVQADGENAVEYDGEKYVRSELVDDQEVDATILQIGNAFYFVEGKVPLDGEASVENGMIIIHENGEQMTFRGEKMTVGETIAFYQPEIPIIIWLIGIYFGLFVLSGVFNYGRYYLLQGAANRIIQKMRNDAFKKIQTLPISYFDHLPAGKIVSRITNDTEVIRDLYVTVLSNFFTGIIYLTGIYTAMFFLDAKLAMLFLLILPVLVLWMYVYRKFASKYNHAIRSKISEINGMINESIQGMNIIQAFNRQKRTEEEFNQLNESHFHYQNKLLALNALSSHNLVGVLKNLVFVLFIWYFGKEALDVQTTITIGVLYAYVDYINRLFNPIANMINQLSNLELAMVAGERVFQLLDEKGVPVSDEKIPRYKGNVRFDHVSFGYEEGRDVLKDIHFEVKQGQTVALVGHTGSGKSSIMNLLFRFYDTDRGNILIDGKNICEIPLQTVREHMAIVLQDPFLFTGTIYSNISLNDPKITRERAEWALKAVGAGEFLNRLEKGLDHPVTEKGSTLSSGQRQLISFARALAFDPAILILDEATSNIDTETEAIIQRAMDVVKNGRTTFIIAHRLSTIKNADLILVLDQGKIVERGTHDELMEQQGKYYQMYQLQQGFQQVG; from the coding sequence ATGGTAGGAAAACGACTTTACAATTATGCTCTCCAATTTAAAGGAATGATTATCGCAGCCCTCCTCATGCTGTCGATTGCTGTGGCGGCGGATGTCATCGGTCCGCTTGTTGCAAAGCAATTGATCGACCACCATATTTTAGGAATTGAGGACTATTGGGTTCAGGCGGATGGTGAAAATGCCGTAGAATATGATGGGGAAAAGTACGTTCGTAGCGAACTAGTGGATGACCAAGAAGTAGATGCGACGATTTTGCAAATTGGGAATGCCTTTTATTTCGTCGAAGGAAAGGTCCCTTTGGATGGGGAGGCCTCCGTTGAAAACGGAATGATCATTATCCATGAAAACGGTGAACAGATGACGTTTCGTGGAGAAAAAATGACGGTTGGAGAAACGATCGCCTTTTATCAACCGGAAATTCCAATCATTATTTGGCTAATTGGGATTTATTTTGGCTTGTTCGTTCTATCAGGGGTATTCAACTATGGAAGGTATTACTTACTTCAAGGAGCAGCAAATCGGATCATTCAAAAAATGCGAAACGATGCGTTTAAAAAAATACAAACTTTACCGATTTCCTATTTCGATCATTTACCAGCTGGAAAAATCGTATCCCGTATTACGAACGATACGGAAGTGATCCGCGATTTGTATGTCACCGTTTTATCGAACTTTTTTACGGGAATCATCTATTTAACAGGCATTTATACGGCGATGTTCTTTTTGGACGCGAAATTAGCAATGCTTTTTCTACTCATTTTACCTGTCCTCGTCCTATGGATGTACGTTTATCGGAAGTTTGCTTCGAAATATAACCATGCCATTCGTTCGAAAATTAGTGAAATCAATGGGATGATTAATGAATCAATCCAAGGAATGAATATCATTCAAGCGTTCAACCGGCAAAAGCGTACGGAGGAGGAATTCAACCAATTAAATGAAAGTCATTTTCATTACCAAAATAAATTGTTAGCATTAAATGCCCTTTCTTCCCATAATTTAGTTGGGGTATTGAAAAATCTTGTGTTCGTCCTTTTCATTTGGTATTTCGGAAAGGAAGCCTTAGATGTTCAAACGACCATTACGATCGGTGTTTTATATGCGTACGTCGACTACATTAACCGTCTATTTAATCCGATAGCCAATATGATCAATCAATTATCTAACTTAGAACTGGCAATGGTGGCAGGAGAGCGGGTGTTTCAATTATTAGACGAGAAAGGGGTTCCGGTAAGTGATGAGAAAATACCCCGATATAAAGGAAATGTCCGATTTGACCACGTATCCTTTGGGTATGAAGAAGGACGGGATGTACTCAAAGATATCCATTTTGAGGTGAAGCAAGGACAAACCGTCGCCCTCGTCGGCCATACCGGTTCAGGGAAAAGTTCGATTATGAATTTGTTGTTCCGATTTTATGATACCGATCGGGGGAACATTTTGATCGATGGAAAAAATATTTGCGAAATTCCGCTACAAACCGTTCGGGAACATATGGCAATTGTCCTGCAAGATCCATTTTTGTTCACCGGAACGATTTACTCTAACATTAGCTTGAATGATCCGAAAATTACGAGGGAACGAGCGGAATGGGCATTGAAAGCGGTTGGAGCTGGAGAGTTTTTAAATCGTTTAGAAAAGGGGTTAGATCACCCGGTAACGGAAAAGGGAAGTACCCTTTCTTCTGGACAACGGCAACTGATTTCCTTTGCACGGGCTCTTGCCTTCGATCCAGCCATCTTAATTTTAGATGAGGCGACATCAAACATTGATACAGAAACGGAAGCAATCATTCAACGGGCGATGGATGTTGTGAAAAATGGACGGACGACATTTATTATCGCCCACCGCCTATCAACGATTAAAAACGCTGATTTAATCCTCGTATTGGACCAAGGAAAAATCGTTGAGCGAGGAACGCACGATGAACTGATGGAACAGCAGGGGAAATATTATCAAATGTATCAATTGCAGCAAGGTTTTCAGCAAGTTGGATAA
- a CDS encoding ABC transporter ATP-binding protein, with amino-acid sequence MFSVLSKLKWFFKEQWKRYTIAVLLLVIANVFEVIPPMVIGAVIDAIYLNTLTGKAFLLYLTVLFAVAILNYIITYKWQYELFGGAFIVEKTLRSKLMNHFLKMTPTFYEKNRTGDLMARATNDLKAISETAGFGILTLIDSTLYMGTIVLTMGFLVSWKLTFAAIIPLPILAIMTKILGDKIHRYYTKAQDAFGEMNDRVLESVSGVRVVRAYNQERAEEQLFEKMTEDVFRKNMIVEKIDAYFYPLTKILTGASYAIGIAYGTYLVIVQQMTLGQLVAFNVYVGMLTWPMFAIGELINVMQRGNASLDRVQETLDYKEDVPDPEKAVDVRDLKEIHFQNLSFQYPMAKSRNLSDVSVRIRRGETIGIVGKTGSGKTTFIKQLLREYPLLDGDLLFGDVSIRQQAKQSVRKWIGYVPQDPFLFSRTVKENILFGKKDGTADELQRVIQLSALETDLKLLPNGLETMVGEKGVGLSGGQKQRISIARALITDPELLILDDALSAVDAKTEATIIENLRKEREGKTTIISTHRLSAVEHAHWILVLDEGKVIEEGTHTELIQRNGWYRQQYERQQLAKRKKQEVSI; translated from the coding sequence ATTTGAAGTGATACCCCCAATGGTGATCGGTGCGGTAATTGATGCTATTTATTTAAATACATTGACGGGGAAAGCATTTCTATTGTATTTAACGGTTTTATTTGCTGTTGCCATATTGAACTATATCATCACATATAAATGGCAATATGAACTTTTTGGCGGGGCGTTTATCGTCGAGAAAACGTTGCGATCGAAACTGATGAACCATTTCTTAAAGATGACGCCGACCTTTTATGAAAAAAATCGGACTGGTGACTTGATGGCGAGGGCAACGAATGATTTAAAAGCGATCTCTGAAACAGCCGGGTTCGGTATATTAACATTGATTGATTCCACGTTGTATATGGGAACGATCGTTTTAACGATGGGATTTCTCGTTTCGTGGAAATTAACCTTCGCCGCGATTATTCCGTTACCGATTTTGGCCATTATGACAAAAATATTAGGAGATAAAATCCATCGATATTATACGAAAGCGCAAGATGCCTTCGGAGAGATGAACGATCGGGTGCTGGAATCTGTATCAGGCGTTCGCGTCGTTCGAGCATATAACCAAGAACGGGCGGAAGAACAACTTTTTGAAAAAATGACCGAAGATGTTTTTCGGAAAAATATGATCGTCGAGAAAATCGATGCTTATTTTTACCCTCTTACGAAAATATTAACGGGGGCAAGTTATGCAATCGGCATCGCCTACGGTACGTATCTAGTCATCGTACAGCAAATGACATTAGGGCAATTAGTCGCCTTTAACGTATACGTCGGTATGTTAACGTGGCCGATGTTTGCGATTGGTGAATTGATTAACGTTATGCAACGGGGAAATGCATCCCTAGATCGGGTTCAAGAAACATTGGACTACAAAGAAGATGTTCCGGATCCAGAAAAAGCCGTTGATGTTCGTGATTTAAAGGAAATCCATTTTCAAAATTTATCCTTTCAATATCCGATGGCAAAATCGAGGAATTTATCCGATGTTTCCGTCCGCATTCGTCGTGGAGAAACGATTGGGATCGTTGGAAAAACGGGAAGTGGAAAGACGACGTTTATAAAACAGTTGTTGCGAGAATATCCGCTCTTAGACGGAGATCTTTTATTCGGAGACGTGTCGATTCGTCAGCAGGCAAAACAGTCGGTAAGAAAATGGATCGGTTACGTACCCCAAGATCCGTTTCTCTTTTCTCGAACGGTAAAGGAAAATATTTTATTCGGGAAAAAGGATGGGACGGCCGATGAGTTACAAAGGGTGATTCAATTGTCCGCATTGGAAACGGATTTGAAATTGCTTCCGAACGGTTTAGAAACAATGGTTGGTGAAAAGGGAGTTGGATTATCGGGAGGACAAAAGCAGCGAATTTCCATTGCCCGAGCGTTAATTACTGACCCGGAATTGTTAATTTTAGATGATGCCCTATCGGCTGTCGATGCGAAAACAGAGGCGACGATTATTGAGAATTTACGAAAAGAACGGGAAGGAAAAACGACGATTATAAGCACTCATCGATTATCAGCAGTTGAACATGCTCATTGGATTCTCGTTCTCGATGAGGGAAAGGTCATTGAAGAAGGGACTCATACCGAATTAATCCAAAGAAACGGATGGTATAGACAACAATACGAACGACAACAACTCGCCAAAAGAAAGAAACAGGAGGTGAGCATATAA